From Oscillatoria sp. FACHB-1407, a single genomic window includes:
- a CDS encoding SDR family oxidoreductase, with translation MVDSLSGKKIVIIGASSGIGLAVAKQTAELEASVVISSRSQDKLDRAKEFISGQVEAIAADILNEDSVNALFERVGSFDHLVITAVADENLLRSPLAEMSTAIAQRGMEKFWGTFFAARAAVKTIAQTGSITLTSSVSIFKPSRAGGVSVMSAASAAVAVFGRALAAELAPIRVNVIAPGVVDTGVWSNTDSQRSDLAKWAEESLPVQHLGQAEELAHAVLSVMTNTYITGAILPVDGGLTVM, from the coding sequence ATGGTTGATTCGTTATCCGGCAAAAAAATTGTGATCATTGGTGCAAGTTCAGGAATTGGTCTAGCGGTTGCTAAGCAGACCGCAGAACTGGAAGCCTCGGTGGTGATATCTAGCCGCTCTCAAGACAAACTCGATCGGGCAAAGGAATTCATTTCCGGTCAGGTGGAAGCGATCGCGGCTGATATTTTGAATGAGGATTCTGTTAACGCGCTGTTTGAGCGAGTTGGAAGTTTTGACCACTTAGTGATTACGGCTGTGGCAGATGAAAATTTACTCCGTTCACCGTTAGCAGAAATGTCAACAGCAATTGCTCAACGCGGGATGGAGAAATTTTGGGGAACCTTCTTTGCTGCCCGTGCAGCCGTAAAAACGATCGCTCAAACGGGTTCGATTACCCTGACCTCCAGTGTTTCTATTTTCAAGCCCTCCAGGGCAGGAGGGGTTTCTGTGATGTCGGCGGCGAGTGCTGCGGTTGCTGTGTTTGGACGAGCATTGGCAGCAGAACTGGCACCGATTCGCGTCAATGTGATTGCTCCTGGGGTCGTCGATACAGGCGTGTGGAGCAACACAGATTCTCAGCGATCAGACCTGGCAAAGTGGGCAGAGGAATCGCTACCTGTACAGCATCTTGGACAAGCCGAAGAGCTGGCTCATGCCGTATTGAGCGTAATGACCAATACTTACATTACAGGGGCTATCTTGCCTGTGGATGGTGGTTTAACAGTGATGTAA
- a CDS encoding SDR family oxidoreductase, whose amino-acid sequence MREELYDLSEQKVLIIGGSSRMGLEIARLSAMLGASVILSSRSNSKLEAAIASLPKGVTAYAANAAIEQEAAQLLQDLAPLDHIIVTASSGTSASSIPETSPEIAQAAFSRFWMSYHVLHFAPKVMRPSGSITLLSGSSGRRPVTGYGVWSSLHGSIESLVRPAVLELAPIRVNAISPGGIGLTPDRQLAHHAGQPIDIAKMAIALMTNPAVTNTVVDVDSGERLGTWSGQVSEEVTD is encoded by the coding sequence ATGCGAGAAGAACTCTACGACCTGAGTGAACAAAAGGTATTGATCATTGGTGGCAGCAGTCGGATGGGATTGGAAATTGCCAGACTCAGCGCAATGCTGGGAGCAAGTGTGATTCTCTCCAGTCGTTCAAACAGCAAATTGGAGGCTGCGATCGCTTCGTTACCAAAGGGTGTAACCGCTTACGCTGCCAATGCTGCGATTGAGCAAGAAGCAGCCCAACTCTTGCAAGATCTCGCTCCACTGGATCACATTATTGTGACCGCATCGAGTGGAACATCTGCCAGCAGTATTCCAGAAACCTCTCCAGAAATTGCTCAAGCCGCTTTTAGCCGATTTTGGATGTCGTATCATGTGCTGCATTTTGCTCCAAAGGTGATGCGCCCCTCTGGTTCAATCACGCTTCTCTCGGGCAGCAGTGGACGCAGACCTGTAACGGGTTATGGGGTCTGGAGCAGTTTACATGGCAGCATTGAGAGCTTGGTGCGTCCTGCGGTGTTGGAGTTAGCTCCCATTCGCGTCAATGCAATATCTCCGGGCGGAATTGGACTAACGCCCGATCGCCAATTAGCTCACCATGCTGGACAACCTATTGATATTGCAAAAATGGCGATCGCACTTATGACCAATCCAGCAGTGACAAATACGGTTGTAGATGTAGATAGTGGTGAACGGCTAGGAACCTGGTCTGGTCAAGTTTCAGAAGAAGTTACGGATTGA
- a CDS encoding EthD domain-containing protein, whose translation MIKFVYCIRKRADLSDEEFHAFWRDVHGSFIRNLAQTLKATRYIQSHTIDTPVNLEIAKSRGLDASPYDGVTEIWWNSMEDFLAAVSTPEGQAAAQQYITDPKVGEVNFVDFAQSRAFLTEEHTVFDFSSPTP comes from the coding sequence ATGATTAAGTTTGTCTATTGCATTCGCAAACGTGCTGACCTGAGTGATGAAGAGTTCCATGCCTTCTGGCGAGATGTTCACGGTTCCTTCATTCGCAACCTCGCTCAAACGTTAAAGGCAACCAGGTATATTCAAAGCCATACGATTGATACGCCAGTAAACCTTGAAATTGCTAAATCACGTGGTCTGGATGCCTCACCTTATGATGGTGTTACCGAAATTTGGTGGAACAGCATGGAAGATTTTTTAGCCGCAGTGAGTACGCCTGAAGGACAAGCCGCCGCCCAACAATACATCACAGATCCGAAAGTAGGCGAAGTCAATTTCGTAGACTTTGCTCAGTCCCGCGCTTTTCTCACTGAGGAACATACCGTTTTCGACTTCTCTTCACCAACCCCCTGA
- a CDS encoding zinc-dependent alcohol dehydrogenase family protein: MPKIVRFYEFGSADVLKLKDESLKEPSVGEVRLKVEAIGLNRAEVGFRSGRYLELPETFPSTLGYEASGIIDAIGEGVMGFQIGDRVSTIPAFSMKQYGVYGESAIVPATAVAAYPESLSPQQGTAIWMQYITAYGPLVEYGQVKAGDFVLITAASSSVGYSAIQIAKAAGAVAIATTRSTAKKQMLLENGADHVIVTNDEDLVSRVMEITNGHGADLIFDAIAGSLLETLATAAAPGATIFVYGALDETASTSFPLFAALQKGLKVQGYTLFEITTNPEKLDRAKQYIYDGLTSGALVPVLDRVFSLEQIVEAHQYMESNQQNGKIIVTVP, from the coding sequence ATGCCAAAGATTGTTCGATTTTATGAGTTTGGCAGTGCAGATGTTCTCAAGCTAAAAGACGAATCCTTAAAAGAACCGAGTGTTGGAGAAGTACGGCTGAAGGTTGAAGCGATTGGACTCAATCGTGCAGAAGTTGGTTTTCGATCAGGGCGATATTTAGAATTACCCGAAACATTTCCATCTACCCTGGGGTACGAAGCATCGGGAATCATCGATGCGATTGGTGAAGGGGTAATGGGTTTCCAGATTGGCGATCGCGTCAGTACCATTCCTGCTTTTTCAATGAAACAGTATGGTGTGTATGGGGAAAGTGCAATCGTCCCAGCGACAGCCGTTGCCGCTTATCCTGAAAGCCTTTCACCCCAGCAGGGAACCGCGATCTGGATGCAGTATATTACCGCCTACGGTCCCCTGGTTGAGTACGGGCAGGTGAAAGCAGGCGATTTTGTTCTGATTACAGCCGCTAGTAGCAGTGTAGGCTACTCTGCTATTCAAATTGCCAAAGCCGCAGGAGCAGTTGCGATCGCCACGACGCGCAGTACAGCCAAAAAGCAAATGTTGCTGGAAAACGGCGCAGACCATGTGATTGTTACCAATGACGAAGACTTAGTTAGCCGAGTCATGGAAATTACAAACGGTCATGGGGCTGATCTTATTTTTGATGCCATTGCTGGGTCACTGCTCGAAACTTTGGCAACAGCCGCTGCACCGGGAGCAACGATTTTTGTCTATGGTGCGTTAGATGAAACGGCATCAACTTCCTTTCCTCTCTTTGCTGCATTGCAGAAAGGCTTGAAGGTACAGGGTTACACGTTGTTTGAAATCACAACCAATCCTGAGAAATTAGACCGTGCCAAACAGTACATCTATGACGGGTTGACATCTGGGGCACTGGTTCCTGTGCTCGATCGCGTCTTTTCACTGGAGCAAATTGTGGAAGCACACCAGTACATGGAATCTAATCAACAGAATGGCAAAATTATCGTCACAGTTCCCTAA
- a CDS encoding helix-turn-helix transcriptional regulator has product MALQQEGIDNQRVEPHVEHPSEFVLLSSGTLTWNGILLEHLKFPPLDISDFYAARHHLTLQLRMPKKVELKTNGKFNYQQLLPGNVCITPFQHLHAVRWQDEMEVLSLTLEPEFVAHAVQESVNPERVELMMHRGQKDPLIREILFALKAELEAGCPSGRLYGEAMGTALAVHLLKCYSTLKPSPTVYVDGLPQHKLNQVLEYIQVHLDQDIKLIDLADCVGMSQYYFCRLFKQSMGVSPHQFMLQQRIERAKQLLQQKDLTIADIALSCGFKNQSHFTTLFRKFIGSTPKAFRNL; this is encoded by the coding sequence ATGGCTCTGCAACAGGAAGGGATTGATAATCAACGAGTTGAGCCTCATGTTGAGCATCCAAGCGAATTTGTCTTGTTGTCAAGTGGAACGCTTACCTGGAATGGCATTCTGCTGGAGCATCTAAAATTTCCACCCCTCGATATTTCAGACTTTTATGCAGCAAGGCACCATCTCACCCTCCAACTGAGAATGCCTAAAAAAGTAGAACTGAAGACTAATGGCAAGTTTAACTATCAGCAATTATTGCCGGGAAATGTCTGTATTACACCATTTCAGCATCTTCACGCAGTCCGGTGGCAAGATGAGATGGAAGTTCTTTCTCTGACTCTAGAGCCAGAATTCGTTGCTCATGCTGTTCAGGAATCGGTGAATCCTGAACGAGTGGAATTGATGATGCACCGAGGGCAAAAAGACCCTTTAATTCGAGAAATTCTATTTGCTCTAAAAGCCGAACTGGAAGCGGGTTGTCCGTCAGGTCGATTGTATGGTGAAGCGATGGGGACTGCACTGGCTGTTCATCTACTCAAATGCTATTCAACGCTGAAACCATCACCAACCGTCTATGTAGATGGATTGCCGCAACATAAGCTCAATCAAGTCTTGGAGTATATTCAGGTTCATCTTGACCAAGACATTAAGCTGATAGACTTAGCTGACTGTGTGGGTATGAGCCAATACTATTTTTGTCGGTTGTTTAAGCAATCAATGGGAGTTTCACCTCATCAGTTTATGTTACAGCAGCGAATTGAGCGAGCAAAACAACTACTTCAGCAGAAGGATCTGACGATCGCAGATATAGCCCTCTCCTGTGGTTTTAAGAATCAAAGCCATTTCACAACCCTGTTCCGTAAGTTTATTGGCAGCACTCCAAAAGCCTTTAGAAACCTGTAA
- a CDS encoding TetR/AcrR family transcriptional regulator: protein MVMSESSAARQQILETASRLFYQKGTQNVGINEVIAESGVAKRTLYRHFPSKDDLILEVMQHRASQWLTWFEEAVSSKGGTAKERLLATFDVLQNWYANPDFRGCPFINVVLEIADATHPAHQVSIQLRESIRTYIMQLASEAGVKDPVSFSQQYLLLIGGASLMATIEANPTGAQYAKQTLSVLMDAG, encoded by the coding sequence ATGGTGATGTCCGAATCCAGTGCTGCGCGTCAGCAAATCCTAGAAACCGCATCCCGGCTCTTTTACCAAAAGGGCACTCAAAATGTTGGCATCAATGAAGTGATTGCCGAATCAGGTGTTGCTAAAAGAACGTTGTATCGACACTTTCCGTCTAAGGATGACCTCATCCTCGAAGTGATGCAACATCGGGCTAGCCAGTGGTTAACCTGGTTTGAAGAAGCAGTCAGTAGCAAGGGGGGTACGGCAAAAGAGCGGTTGCTTGCAACCTTCGATGTCCTCCAGAACTGGTACGCAAATCCTGATTTTCGAGGCTGTCCGTTTATCAATGTCGTGCTAGAAATTGCGGATGCGACTCACCCTGCCCACCAGGTTTCGATTCAATTAAGAGAATCCATTCGTACATACATTATGCAATTGGCATCTGAGGCTGGAGTGAAAGACCCCGTATCGTTTTCTCAGCAATATCTACTTCTGATTGGAGGAGCTAGCCTCATGGCTACGATTGAGGCGAATCCAACTGGAGCGCAGTACGCCAAGCAAACCTTATCTGTTTTGATGGATGCAGGTTAG
- the petD gene encoding cytochrome b6-f complex subunit IV, which produces MAGVSKKPDLNDPELRKKLLQGMGHNYYGEPAWPNELLYIFPVVILGALALCVGLAVLDPAIIGEPANPFATPLEILPEWYFYPVFQILRVVPNKLLGVVMMVSIPLGLMCIPFIESVNKFQNPFRRPIATCIFLVGTLVTLWLGIGAAMPIDQSLTLGLF; this is translated from the coding sequence ATGGCAGGAGTTTCCAAGAAGCCAGATTTGAACGATCCAGAGTTGCGTAAAAAGCTACTGCAAGGAATGGGGCACAACTATTATGGAGAACCTGCATGGCCTAATGAACTGCTTTACATTTTTCCAGTGGTCATTCTGGGAGCTCTGGCTTTGTGTGTAGGATTGGCGGTACTCGATCCAGCAATCATAGGGGAGCCTGCAAATCCCTTCGCAACTCCACTAGAAATTCTCCCAGAATGGTATTTTTATCCTGTCTTTCAGATTCTCCGTGTTGTTCCAAATAAACTGTTGGGTGTTGTCATGATGGTCTCCATACCATTGGGATTAATGTGTATTCCATTTATTGAAAGCGTCAACAAATTTCAGAATCCATTCCGCCGACCGATCGCCACATGTATCTTTTTAGTGGGGACACTAGTTACGCTTTGGCTTGGAATTGGTGCGGCGATGCCAATTGATCAATCCCTCACCTTGGGTTTATTTTGA